CCAATTGCTTACGTTTTGGACCCAAGATCCCAGAATATCGTTCCAAACGTCAAGGCAATGACAGTCGTGAAGAGAAGCCGGACAGCGGTGTATGGCGGATTCCGCCAGTACGACATTCGCTGTTTCCATAGGCAGGCAATGCATTGTGTGATGAAGGGCTGTGAATACTGAGATGAGAAGTAGAGATCTTTGGAACCAGCGGGAGGTGAGCTCATTTCTGCAATTAGAGCTTTGTTTCTCCTGCAACAATCAGCGTAGATCACGTAAGAACTAGTACATTGTGGATTCAGATGTCGCTTATGGAAGcatttttaagaaaaagtgaCCTGAAAAGATCTGAATTCTTGTATATTTCGGAAAAATTCACCCCCAAAATCCCCTCCTGTGCTATGCTAGACACCTCCAACATCCACGTCGCCGGATTGTAACCGTCCTTTATCTTATGGATTCCATTGATTCCCTTCATAAAATAAAACTCGACTGGATCAGAACCCATATCATAAAAAAAAtggggaaaagaagaagaagaagaagaagaaagaactgaTTGCATTTCTTTATGTTCATGATCAGGCTTCACCTCAAAGTAGTTGATCAGATGGCTAGAGTGATGGCCCAGTGGGCCAATGTATatttcttctcctcctctcttcATAAGGAACAACTGCAAATAGTGGATAAAAGAAATCAAGATGTGCCAGTGAATTAATTGATTGAACCACAAAGCAAATCACAAGTTGTTTTGTTTTAACTTTCTTTTACCTCATCAAAAGCTTCGAATATGTCGATACTGGGCTGGTGGATTGTGCACACCACAGTTCTGCCAGTGTCCACGGTGTTCCTCACGGTTCTCATCACGATGGCGGCTGCCCTGGCATCTAGTCCAGAAGTTGGCTCATCCATGAATATTATAGATGGGTTGGTGATGAGCTCAACAGCAATAGTCAGCCTCTTTCGCTGTTCGGTCGACAGCCCATTCACGCCAGGTAGCCCGACCAGCGATTCCCTCAATGATGTTAGCTCTATAAGCTCCATGACTTCCTCAATGAACATCTGCACCCATCAGATTTATCAGTTAGCTGACGCCCTACCATATATCCAGGAACCCATAAAAGAGAATGACAATTATGCCACCAACCTTTCTTGTGGCAGAATCTACTTCTGTTGGTAACCGAAGCCACGCAGAGTAAACGAGAGATTCGTAGACTGTAACATGAGGAGAGTGGATGTCATTCTGTTCACAGTATCCCAATATCCGAGCGAATGTTTCTTGCTTCTTCGGGTAGCCAGATATGGTGATGTTTCCTTCTATGTATCCATCTGTCTTCCTTCCGGCCAACACGTCCATCAGTGTAGTCTTACCAGCGCCGCTGACACCCATCAGAGCAGTAAGTACTCCTGGCCTGAAAGCTCCATTTACTCCCTTCAAAAGCTCTAATTTATCTTTTGGAAAACATTGAGCTTTCATTTCCTACAGATTTTACATTCTCTCAGTTTCACTATAGATTGTCTGAGAAGAAGGAAGATTTTGACTTCCTCACATGAATCTATCATTTATTTGAAGTTTGTGGTTTACCTGTGGCATGTCTACGGAATATCTAACATTATCGAAGGTGATGGAAAGGGGAGCAAAAGGAAGAACCATGCCCTTCTTATTGCTCATATTAGCACGATCGGTGGCTTCTGTCATTCTAATTTCATTGCCTgtcattgagatttttctaactgATTTAGATGAGCCCCAcagggcggggggggggggggggtggggtgggAACAATGTTAATTGACTGATCTTATTACCAATACGTGCAGAAGAGCTTGTTCTCCTGGTTGACAGCTCTACCTCTTTGACTTCTCCAGTTCTGTTTGCGTGCTTCTCCTTCAAGGCCTCTTCAGATAGAACTGCTTGACCGCCCTTATATGCTGCAGCCATTTAATCCAATGATTAGAACTACAAAAATAAATAGTGAAAGCCTTGAGAATCGATGCTTGTAATAGATGAAGATGCTCACGGTCGAGATTAGTGAGAGCAACTGTGAAAAGGCCATTGAATAGGAGAGTGTATCCAAACAATGCGCCGGCACCAATCCAATACCATTTTGATTCAGGAAAGATTCCACGAGACTCCAAGATTTGGATCCCTAACATTTCTGTCGAACCAGAAACAACCTGTATCGCAAATCCAGAATTAAACCTGAGATAATTCTCCAAAACAAAGCAATGGTTTTTTTCCCCAATTTGACAACGAGATTCTTACATGCTTCCAACTATGCCCAAGAAATTCATTCGTCGcaattgcattctgagcatacaTCAAAGGCGAGGACCAGTAACCCCAGATCCACCATTTCTTCACATCCTCTGCAGCCAAATAACAGAAAGAGTTGAGTCCAAAGTTCATCGACAAAGGCTGAGATTTTcgtaattttgaatttgaaattgtaGTCCATACTTCGTGATACAATGAATCCTCCGAGTGTCAAGATTGCAAGAAGTGCAAATGACCCAAATGTGTTTGCAACAATCATGTTCCGACACAGTGCAGCAATTAACCGAAACAATCCAGATGCCATCTGGCTAATCAATAGGAGTAGCAGATACTGTTTAGACATCCTGCAAACAGGAACAATCTACGGTTACCATTGCTGACTAAACCATGAATGCAACCATGTCCTTGAAATAAGCTCACAGAGGATTTCAAATTGCATGCTATCTCACCTCCCAGCATTTGGGTCGAAGCCGATGACATAATAAGTGAGGGCAATCCAAATAGCGACTTCTGCAAACGAAATGGGAATCTTAAGGATCCATGTAGGCAGCGAGTATGCCCATGAAGGATAGAAGCGGAGGTCTCTTTGCTTGTAGAACACAGGAAGCTTTGCGATTGTCATGGCGAGCTCTGAGAACCCATTAAACATAAGGGTGACGAGTGCGAAAAAGAGAGCACCCATAAATATCGATCCATCGGTTAACGAATTGTGGTGCATCGTGGTACAGAAGAAGACTGTCATAGCGATGAATGCGATGACTAACAGCTGGAATCAGAACAGAAACAGAGTAAGGTATAGGACTTTAAGGGAATAGAATTCGAGAACGGCACTAGAAATGTAACACTGTTACTCACTTGCATCATTTTGAAGATGTAGATGAATGAATTCCTCTTCATAAGCAACAATTCCCGTGAGACACATGCTTTCAGCAATTCCTTCTTGCTGATACCATATTCAGACGTCGTCAAAGCAGCAGGATGGCTCTTGCTCTTGTCAAATGGGGTGCTGAGTTCTTCTCCTATTTTGCGACCTACATGGAATGATTGGAATGCATCGGTGAATTCCTTGACAGGAATGTATCTATATGGTTCATCTCTATGTGCCCAGTACTGCTGCTGATCTTTTCTTGATGTCACCTGGTGATGCGGAAAGAGCTCATTTTTAGATTTGGTGTTCTATTCCATGGAAACAATGCATGCTTTCATGAGATGTAGTTTTTCATTTGATGACTGATTCGAAGCATGGAACTAAATCACAGTTTGGAGTATAACTCAATCCTGGAAAAACCAAGCCAATTTGGATGAGTCTGACTCGTTACTGACGAGTTTTGATTCCCATGTTTCTGAATGAGTTGGTCCAACTTACTTCCTGCAAGAAGTCCGCGACGCCTTTCCTCTCAGGGCATTTGAAACCCATGGATTCAAAGAACTCGAGCACATTCTCACGGGGACCTTGGTACACAACCTGCCCGTCAGAGAGGAGaacaatgtcatcgaagaggtcATAAGTCTCCGGAGCTGGCTGAAGCAGTGCAATCAGTGCTGTCCCACCGAGAATATGAATTGACTGTCTCAGGGAATTCACAATCTGGAAAGTGGTAGAGCTATCCAGACCAGTTGATATCTCATCCATGAAAAGGGCCCTCGCGGGTCCGACAAGCATCTCACCTGTACCAATAGGAATTCAATCCAAATAATCTAAAACCTGTAAAAATCACAAGGGCAACGGGCCATGTCCAAGTCTAAGAACTATATATCAggggttcattttttaaaaaaagtatttcTACCTGTCGTAACGCGCTTCTTTTGTCCTCCTGATATGCCCCTCAGCATTTGATCCCCTACCATGGTATCGGCACATACTTCCAGTCCCAAAATCTACAGTTTGAGAAGTAAGAAAACGCAATGAATTTATGCTTCAGAAAGATCTTCTATAAGATTCAAgtccaaagaaaaaaaatgcattttttgtCACAACACATACCTTCAGAATATAATCCGTGATGAGACTTTCCTTCTGCCCTTCAAGCGATGCAGCCTGCATAAATACAACAATTAAAGAGAAACAAAAATTCCAATTCTTTCGAATATTGAAAGACCCACAACTCTTTCTATTGCAGATTTATAATTTACGAACTTGTTAAAAATTCATAGAGAAAGACGAACTGGACACGG
This region of Magnolia sinica isolate HGM2019 chromosome 1, MsV1, whole genome shotgun sequence genomic DNA includes:
- the LOC131255417 gene encoding pleiotropic drug resistance protein TUR2-like; its protein translation is MDNTDLYRVGSLRRNGSSMWRNTTVDSVFSQSSREEDDEEALKWAALEKLPTYDRIRKGILSGVAGEEHKEVDIQHLGFQDKKTVLERLVRVAEEDNEKFLLKLKNRIDRVGIEVPTIEVRYENLNIGAEAYVGSRGLPTVLNFTFNILEGFLNYLYILPSRKKPVSILHHVSGIIKPCRMTLLLGPPGSGKTTLLLALAGKLDKELKVSGRVTYNGHGMEEFVPQRTSAYISQHDLHIGEMTVRETLAFSARCQGVGTRYDMLTELSRREKAANIKPDPDVDVFMKAASLEGQKESLITDYILKILGLEVCADTMVGDQMLRGISGGQKKRVTTGEMLVGPARALFMDEISTGLDSSTTFQIVNSLRQSIHILGGTALIALLQPAPETYDLFDDIVLLSDGQVVYQGPRENVLEFFESMGFKCPERKGVADFLQEVTSRKDQQQYWAHRDEPYRYIPVKEFTDAFQSFHVGRKIGEELSTPFDKSKSHPAALTTSEYGISKKELLKACVSRELLLMKRNSFIYIFKMMQLLVIAFIAMTVFFCTTMHHNSLTDGSIFMGALFFALVTLMFNGFSELAMTIAKLPVFYKQRDLRFYPSWAYSLPTWILKIPISFAEVAIWIALTYYVIGFDPNAGRMSKQYLLLLLISQMASGLFRLIAALCRNMIVANTFGSFALLAILTLGGFIVSRKDVKKWWIWGYWSSPLMYAQNAIATNEFLGHSWKHVVSGSTEMLGIQILESRGIFPESKWYWIGAGALFGYTLLFNGLFTVALTNLDPYKGGQAVLSEEALKEKHANRTGEVKEVELSTRRTSSSARIGNEIRMTEATDRANMSNKKGMVLPFAPLSITFDNVRYSVDMPQEMKAQCFPKDKLELLKGVNGAFRPGVLTALMGVSGAGKTTLMDVLAGRKTDGYIEGNITISGYPKKQETFARILGYCEQNDIHSPHVTVYESLVYSAWLRLPTEVDSATRKMFIEEVMELIELTSLRESLVGLPGVNGLSTEQRKRLTIAVELITNPSIIFMDEPTSGLDARAAAIVMRTVRNTVDTGRTVVCTIHQPSIDIFEAFDELFLMKRGGEEIYIGPLGHHSSHLINYFEGINGIHKIKDGYNPATWMLEVSSIAQEGILGVNFSEIYKNSDLFRRNKALIAEMSSPPAGSKDLYFSSQYSQPFITQCIACLWKQRMSYWRNPPYTAVRLLFTTVIALTFGTIFWDLGSKTTSQQDLFNAMGSMYAAVLFIGVQNASSVQPVVAVERTVFYRERAAGMYSALPYAFAQVVVEIPYILVQTLVYGVIVYAMIQFEWTAAKFFWYLFFMFFTLLYFTFYGMMAVGLTPNHDIAAIVSSAFYALWNLFAGFIIPQPRIPIWWRWYYWACPVAWTLYGLVTSQFGDLSKRMDNDMIVSEYVREYFGFKHDFLGVIAAGVIGFTVLFAFVFAFSIKVLNFQRR